The proteins below come from a single Salinilacihabitans rarus genomic window:
- the cofC gene encoding 2-phospho-L-lactate guanylyltransferase — MQVVVPFAVDSPKTRLSPALTPDERRAFARAMLADVCEAIRDAGAEPTLLATAPVDLDVGADVRIDDRPLSRAVNAVLSAAGERRDPEAVAVVMADLALATPAALDRLFGADGDVVLAPGRGGGTNALVARHPDFRVDYHGASCRDHRRIAREVGADLTTVDSFRLATDVDEPGDLAEVLLHGGGRSRAFLEDVGFELATTDGRVTVERRPGDASG, encoded by the coding sequence ATGCAGGTCGTCGTCCCGTTCGCGGTCGACTCGCCGAAGACGCGCCTCTCGCCGGCGCTGACGCCCGACGAGCGGCGAGCGTTCGCCCGGGCGATGCTCGCGGACGTCTGCGAGGCGATCCGGGACGCCGGCGCGGAGCCGACGCTGCTGGCGACCGCGCCGGTCGACCTCGACGTCGGGGCCGACGTCCGGATCGACGACCGGCCGCTCTCGCGGGCCGTCAACGCCGTCCTGTCCGCGGCGGGCGAGCGTCGGGACCCGGAGGCGGTCGCCGTCGTCATGGCCGACCTCGCGCTCGCGACCCCGGCCGCGCTCGACCGGCTGTTCGGGGCCGACGGCGACGTCGTCCTCGCGCCGGGCCGCGGCGGCGGGACGAACGCGCTCGTCGCGCGCCACCCCGACTTCCGCGTCGACTACCACGGCGCGTCGTGTCGCGACCACCGCCGGATCGCCCGCGAGGTCGGCGCCGACCTGACGACGGTCGACTCGTTTCGGCTGGCGACCGACGTCGACGAACCCGGGGACCTCGCGGAGGTGTTGCTCCACGGCGGCGGCCGCTCGCGGGCGTTCCTCGAAGACGTCGGCTTCGAACTCGCGACGACCGACGGTCGGGTGACGGTCGAGCGACGCCCCGGCGACGCGTCCGGCTGA
- a CDS encoding Lrp/AsnC ligand binding domain-containing protein — protein sequence MVHAFIMVKTAAGKSEGLLADIRNLEAVSDAHIVAGNFDIIAEADVPEVYDVLHTASTDVQSLDGVTDTKTYIAMD from the coding sequence ATGGTCCACGCGTTCATCATGGTGAAGACGGCCGCGGGCAAGTCGGAGGGACTGCTCGCTGACATCCGGAACCTCGAAGCCGTCTCGGACGCCCACATCGTCGCCGGGAACTTCGACATCATCGCCGAGGCCGACGTCCCCGAGGTGTACGACGTGCTCCACACCGCTTCCACCGACGTGCAGAGCCTCGACGGCGTGACCGACACGAAGACGTACATCGCGATGGACTAA
- the tmk gene encoding dTMP kinase → MLVTLEGLDGSGKTTVWEALHDVYPDATFTREPTTSWYGEAVSRSIADDDADPLAELFLYTADHADHLSRVIEPALERGDLVISDRYSDSRYAYQGASLDGELTRPMEYVIGVHRAFSIDPDLTIYLDVDPETAAARAGATNKFERAGYLARVRDNYERLVENDPGRFVRVDATLPPEDVLDRVEAVLADALDDREG, encoded by the coding sequence ATGCTCGTCACGCTCGAGGGACTGGACGGCAGCGGCAAGACGACGGTCTGGGAGGCCCTCCACGACGTCTACCCGGACGCGACGTTCACCCGCGAGCCGACGACGTCGTGGTACGGCGAGGCGGTCTCGCGGTCGATCGCCGACGACGACGCCGACCCGCTGGCGGAACTGTTCCTCTACACCGCCGACCACGCCGACCACCTCTCGCGGGTGATCGAACCCGCCCTCGAGCGCGGCGACCTCGTGATCTCGGACCGCTACTCGGACTCCCGGTACGCCTACCAGGGCGCGTCCCTCGACGGCGAACTGACCCGCCCGATGGAGTACGTGATCGGCGTCCACCGCGCGTTCTCGATCGACCCGGACCTCACGATCTACCTCGACGTCGACCCCGAGACGGCCGCCGCCCGGGCCGGGGCGACGAACAAGTTCGAGCGCGCCGGCTACCTCGCCCGCGTCCGGGACAACTACGAACGGCTGGTCGAGAACGACCCCGGCCGCTTCGTCCGCGTCGACGCGACGCTGCCCCCGGAGGACGTCCTCGACCGCGTCGAGGCGGTCCTCGCGGACGCCCTCGACGACCGCGAGGGCTGA
- the pdhA gene encoding pyruvate dehydrogenase (acetyl-transferring) E1 component subunit alpha has product MHRVIGERGLDGSRFSVEEALALYRDVVRTRRFDERALALQRRGWMSGYPPFRGQEASQVGAAHALAEEDWFVPTYRSNAMQIALGVPMSDILLFRRGHPEFASDHDLNVLPQAVPIATQIPHAAGLGMAADYAGDDAAICCYFGDGATSEGDFHEGLNFAGVFDAPVVFFCENNGWAISLPRERQTASETIAGKAEAYGFEGVRVDGNDPLAVRETVADALERAREGDPVLVESLTYRQGAHTTSDDPSRYRDDPDDLPAWRTADPLDRYETFLREEGVLDDQLADAIREDADAELEKAVDVAEEAPRPDPAEVFDPVYAEPSSRLREQRAWLESFAPEHDVYELEH; this is encoded by the coding sequence ATGCACCGAGTCATCGGGGAACGCGGTCTCGACGGGTCGCGCTTTTCCGTCGAGGAGGCGCTCGCGCTCTACCGAGACGTGGTCCGGACGCGACGTTTCGACGAGCGGGCGCTCGCTTTGCAGCGTCGTGGCTGGATGAGCGGCTACCCGCCGTTCCGCGGCCAGGAGGCCTCCCAGGTCGGGGCGGCCCACGCGCTGGCCGAGGAGGACTGGTTCGTGCCGACCTACCGCTCGAACGCGATGCAGATCGCCCTCGGGGTGCCGATGAGCGACATTCTCCTGTTCCGGCGGGGGCACCCCGAGTTCGCCTCCGACCACGACCTGAACGTCCTCCCGCAGGCGGTCCCCATCGCCACCCAGATCCCGCACGCGGCGGGGCTCGGGATGGCCGCCGACTACGCGGGCGACGACGCCGCGATCTGCTGTTACTTCGGCGACGGCGCCACCTCGGAGGGGGACTTCCACGAGGGGCTGAACTTCGCCGGCGTCTTCGACGCGCCGGTCGTCTTCTTCTGCGAGAACAACGGCTGGGCCATCTCGCTGCCCCGGGAACGCCAGACCGCCAGCGAGACGATCGCCGGGAAAGCCGAGGCCTACGGCTTCGAGGGGGTGCGCGTCGACGGCAACGATCCGCTCGCGGTCCGCGAGACCGTCGCCGACGCGCTCGAACGCGCCCGCGAGGGCGACCCCGTGCTCGTCGAGAGCCTCACCTACCGGCAGGGTGCCCACACGACCAGCGACGACCCCTCCCGGTACCGCGACGACCCCGACGACCTCCCCGCGTGGCGCACTGCCGACCCGCTCGACCGCTACGAGACGTTCCTCCGCGAGGAGGGCGTCCTCGACGACCAGCTCGCCGACGCGATCCGCGAGGACGCCGACGCGGAACTCGAGAAGGCGGTCGACGTCGCCGAGGAGGCGCCGCGACCCGACCCCGCGGAGGTGTTCGACCCCGTCTACGCGGAGCCCTCGTCGCGGCTCCGCGAGCAGCGGGCGTGGCTGGAGTCGTTCGCGCCCGAGCACGACGTCTACGAGCTAGAGCACTGA
- a CDS encoding tubulin/FtsZ family protein, which translates to MKLAMIGFGQAGGKIVDRFLDYDDRTNSGIVRAAIAVNTAKADLMGLENIPQENRVLIGQARVKGHGVGADNELGAEVAEEDIDEVQNAIDSIPTHEVDAFLIVAGMGGGSGSGGAPVLAKHLKRIYTIPVYGLGVLPGTDEGGIYTLNAARSFQTFVREVDNLLVFDNDSWRQTGESVEGGYEKINEEIVRRFGVLFGAGEVGGGQEVAESVVDSSEIINTLSGGGVSTVGFASEEVELNTNGGLLSRFTNKDGGADDGLDAANTTNRITSLVRKAALGRLTLPCEIEGTERALLVLSGPTEYLNRKGIERGRKWLEEETGSMEVRGGDYPRNVPEVSAVILLAGVTDVPRIKRLQQVAIEAQDNIEDIQQQSEENLESLVDDGEDELEPLF; encoded by the coding sequence ATGAAGCTGGCGATGATCGGATTCGGACAGGCCGGTGGGAAAATCGTCGATCGGTTCCTCGATTACGACGATCGAACGAACAGCGGGATCGTCCGCGCGGCGATCGCCGTAAACACCGCGAAGGCGGACCTCATGGGCCTGGAGAACATTCCTCAGGAGAATCGCGTCCTCATCGGCCAGGCCCGGGTGAAAGGCCACGGCGTCGGTGCGGACAACGAACTCGGCGCGGAAGTCGCCGAGGAGGACATCGACGAGGTCCAGAACGCTATCGACTCGATCCCGACCCACGAGGTCGACGCGTTCCTGATCGTCGCCGGGATGGGCGGCGGTAGCGGCTCGGGCGGCGCGCCCGTGCTCGCGAAGCACCTCAAGCGCATCTACACGATCCCCGTCTACGGGCTCGGGGTGCTGCCCGGGACGGACGAGGGTGGCATCTACACGCTCAACGCCGCCCGCTCGTTCCAGACGTTCGTCCGCGAGGTCGACAACCTGCTCGTCTTCGACAACGACTCGTGGCGACAGACCGGCGAGTCCGTCGAGGGCGGTTACGAGAAGATCAACGAGGAGATCGTCCGCCGGTTCGGCGTCCTCTTCGGCGCCGGCGAGGTCGGCGGCGGCCAGGAAGTCGCGGAGAGCGTCGTCGACTCCTCGGAGATCATCAACACGCTCTCCGGCGGCGGCGTCTCCACGGTCGGCTTCGCCAGCGAGGAGGTCGAACTCAACACGAACGGCGGGCTCCTCTCGCGCTTTACGAACAAGGACGGGGGCGCCGACGACGGCCTCGACGCCGCGAACACCACAAACCGGATCACGAGCCTCGTCCGCAAGGCGGCGCTCGGACGACTCACCCTTCCCTGCGAGATCGAAGGCACCGAGCGCGCCCTGCTCGTGCTCTCCGGGCCCACGGAGTACCTCAACCGCAAAGGGATCGAACGCGGGCGCAAGTGGCTCGAAGAGGAGACCGGCTCGATGGAGGTCCGCGGCGGCGACTACCCGCGGAACGTGCCGGAGGTCTCGGCGGTGATCCTGCTCGCCGGCGTCACGGACGTCCCGCGGATCAAGCGGCTCCAGCAGGTCGCCATCGAGGCCCAGGACAACATCGAGGACATCCAGCAGCAAAGCGAGGAGAACCTCGAGAGCCTCGTCGACGACGGCGAGGACGAACTCGAACCGCTGTTCTGA
- a CDS encoding Lrp/AsnC family transcriptional regulator: MVTAFVMVKANTGEADRLRESIEGIDGVESVHIVAGDVDLIAKARVDAPAAVKEIAANRIQGIRGVEDTQTYIAMD; this comes from the coding sequence GTGGTCACGGCGTTCGTCATGGTGAAAGCGAACACGGGCGAGGCGGATCGGCTCCGGGAGAGCATCGAGGGGATCGACGGCGTCGAGTCGGTCCACATCGTCGCGGGCGACGTCGACCTCATCGCGAAGGCGCGCGTCGACGCCCCGGCCGCGGTCAAGGAGATCGCGGCGAACCGGATTCAGGGCATCCGCGGCGTCGAGGACACGCAGACGTACATCGCGATGGACTGA
- a CDS encoding DUF7522 family protein has product MATGLLPPDTADRLVTTARTAVGDSLRSVTYFTRDDFEQLYLREDLTRDADLSTFIGHEWRGFTVARTAYEGTELGDYRYTIRVFDNGFLIRVTSDREGVFVTTDGLTVKDFEELATAVRSVLEERTLS; this is encoded by the coding sequence ATGGCCACGGGGCTGCTCCCACCGGACACCGCGGATCGACTCGTGACGACCGCCAGAACCGCCGTCGGCGACAGCCTGCGGTCGGTCACGTACTTCACGCGCGACGACTTCGAACAACTGTACCTCCGCGAGGACCTGACACGCGACGCCGACCTCTCGACGTTCATCGGCCACGAGTGGCGCGGCTTCACGGTCGCCCGGACGGCCTACGAGGGGACCGAACTCGGCGACTACCGCTACACGATCCGCGTCTTCGACAACGGCTTTCTGATCCGGGTCACCTCCGACCGCGAGGGCGTGTTCGTCACGACCGACGGGCTGACAGTCAAGGACTTCGAGGAACTCGCCACCGCGGTTCGGTCGGTGCTCGAAGAACGAACGCTCTCCTGA
- a CDS encoding M48 family metallopeptidase has product MIVYHVAFLILFVGTAAFFTLLSALNVRHGRRALDREREWVRDRFALDDPDRVAAYQRARARLSAAETWAFVALVLAVLYSGALASVVDALESLGYGPVLTGTLFFVGVVVALQLFSAPFDAYGTFVVEERFDFNEQTPGLFVKDLLLGTAIAAAFAAVLAGGVLWFVDAVPTYWPAAALALYAAFSLSMLVIYPRVIAPLFNDFEPVEAGDLREAVERVFERAGFSCDGIYVMDASKRSSHSNAYFVGFGRTKRVVLFDTLVERMDLPEIEAVLAHELAHWKKAHVWKGFAAGLVRVGAILLALWLLIETTWLYAMFDLPGTAYVGLAVGALWLRPLARLTRPLENRLSLAHEREADAFATDVMGSGEPLVEALCRLTSENLSNPFPHPLYATFHYTHPPIPDRIRYIRSLDDGATEEAPSAGASGAD; this is encoded by the coding sequence ATGATCGTATACCACGTCGCCTTCCTGATCCTCTTCGTCGGGACCGCGGCCTTCTTCACCCTCCTCTCGGCGCTCAACGTCCGCCACGGGCGGCGGGCCCTCGACCGCGAACGCGAGTGGGTCCGCGACCGGTTCGCCCTCGACGACCCCGACCGGGTCGCCGCCTACCAGCGCGCCCGGGCGCGGCTCTCGGCCGCCGAGACGTGGGCGTTCGTCGCGCTCGTCCTCGCGGTCCTCTACTCGGGCGCGCTCGCGTCCGTCGTCGACGCGCTCGAATCGCTGGGGTACGGTCCCGTCCTCACGGGGACCCTCTTTTTCGTCGGGGTCGTCGTCGCGCTCCAACTGTTCTCGGCCCCGTTCGACGCCTACGGCACGTTCGTCGTCGAGGAGCGGTTCGATTTCAACGAGCAGACGCCCGGCCTGTTCGTCAAGGACCTGCTGCTCGGGACGGCCATCGCCGCGGCGTTCGCGGCGGTCCTCGCCGGCGGCGTCCTCTGGTTCGTCGACGCCGTCCCCACCTACTGGCCGGCGGCGGCGCTCGCGCTGTACGCCGCGTTCTCGCTTTCGATGCTCGTGATCTACCCGCGGGTGATCGCCCCGCTGTTCAACGACTTCGAACCCGTCGAGGCGGGCGACCTGCGCGAGGCCGTCGAGCGCGTCTTCGAGCGCGCCGGCTTCTCCTGTGACGGCATCTACGTGATGGACGCCAGCAAGCGCTCCTCGCACTCGAACGCCTACTTCGTCGGCTTCGGCCGGACGAAGCGGGTCGTCCTCTTCGACACGCTGGTCGAGCGGATGGACCTCCCGGAGATCGAGGCCGTCCTCGCCCACGAACTCGCCCACTGGAAGAAAGCGCACGTCTGGAAGGGCTTTGCCGCCGGCCTCGTCCGCGTCGGCGCCATCCTGCTCGCGCTGTGGCTCCTGATCGAGACGACGTGGCTGTACGCGATGTTCGACCTCCCCGGGACGGCCTACGTCGGCCTCGCCGTCGGCGCGCTGTGGCTCCGGCCGCTGGCGCGGCTGACCCGGCCGCTGGAGAACCGGCTCTCGCTGGCCCACGAGCGCGAGGCCGACGCGTTCGCGACCGACGTGATGGGAAGCGGCGAACCGCTGGTCGAGGCGCTCTGTCGGCTCACCTCCGAGAACCTCTCGAACCCGTTCCCACACCCCCTGTACGCGACGTTCCACTACACGCACCCGCCGATCCCCGACCGAATCCGGTACATCCGAAGTCTCGACGACGGCGCGACCGAGGAGGCCCCGTCGGCGGGCGCCAGCGGCGCGGACTGA
- the cofH gene encoding 7,8-didemethyl-8-hydroxy-5-deazariboflavin synthase subunit CofH, translated as MPDGFETGAGAGTETAVPGDEELSFEHVPETDQSFENAIAKARDGVRLTVADAVELLTTGTDVEGIDPRRKERVLEAADRRRAEVVGEEVTFVANLNNNVTTACNVGCLFCNFKDAAHTFERGYDGETHGFTKTPAESREIVRDAVERGIYEVTSVSGLHPAFALDEDHREALEAHPNPKAINYTSPEAYETSPGTYVDQIRAMDVDGVHVHSMTPEEAAHARRGTDRSYEEVYRRLKAAGLDTVPGTAAEILVDEVRDVICPGKIDTGEWLEAMEAAANVGLGLTATIMYGHVENEAHRALHLKRVRDLQERVDGAITEFVPLSFVHQRTPLYEHGVVSGGASRDEDELMIAVSRLFLDNVDHVQSSWVKYGDEGGLKMLTCGADDFMGTILSEEITKRAGGEYGEFRSFADYVDLVASIGRTPVERSTDYERRRVIDPDDPPFGPRLGPKADGTPLVEPEERPTPADD; from the coding sequence ATGCCAGACGGGTTCGAAACCGGGGCCGGTGCGGGGACCGAGACGGCGGTGCCCGGCGACGAGGAGCTATCGTTCGAGCACGTCCCCGAGACGGACCAGTCGTTCGAGAACGCCATCGCGAAGGCGCGTGACGGCGTTCGGCTGACCGTCGCGGACGCGGTCGAACTCCTGACGACGGGGACCGACGTGGAGGGGATCGACCCCCGGCGCAAGGAGCGGGTGCTGGAGGCCGCCGACCGCCGCCGGGCCGAGGTCGTCGGCGAGGAGGTGACGTTCGTCGCGAACCTGAACAACAACGTCACGACCGCCTGCAACGTCGGTTGCCTGTTCTGCAACTTCAAGGACGCCGCCCACACCTTCGAGCGCGGCTACGACGGCGAGACGCACGGATTCACGAAGACGCCCGCCGAGTCACGCGAAATCGTCCGCGACGCGGTCGAGCGCGGGATCTACGAGGTCACGTCGGTCTCCGGTCTCCACCCCGCGTTCGCGCTCGACGAGGACCACCGCGAGGCCCTCGAAGCGCACCCGAACCCGAAGGCGATCAACTACACCTCGCCCGAGGCCTACGAGACGAGCCCCGGCACCTACGTCGACCAGATTCGCGCGATGGACGTCGACGGGGTGCACGTCCACTCGATGACCCCCGAGGAGGCCGCCCACGCCCGCCGCGGCACCGACCGGAGCTACGAGGAGGTCTACCGCCGGCTGAAAGCCGCCGGTCTCGATACGGTCCCCGGGACGGCCGCCGAAATTCTCGTCGACGAGGTCCGGGACGTGATCTGCCCCGGCAAGATCGACACCGGGGAGTGGCTCGAAGCGATGGAGGCCGCCGCGAACGTCGGTCTCGGCCTCACCGCGACGATCATGTACGGCCACGTCGAGAACGAGGCCCACCGCGCGCTCCACCTGAAGCGGGTCCGCGACCTGCAAGAGCGCGTCGACGGCGCGATCACCGAGTTCGTCCCGCTCTCGTTCGTCCACCAGCGGACGCCGCTGTACGAACACGGCGTCGTCTCCGGCGGCGCCAGCCGCGACGAGGACGAACTGATGATCGCCGTCTCCAGACTGTTCCTCGACAACGTCGACCACGTCCAGTCCTCGTGGGTCAAGTACGGCGACGAGGGCGGGCTGAAGATGCTGACCTGCGGCGCCGACGACTTCATGGGCACCATCCTCTCCGAGGAGATCACCAAACGCGCCGGCGGCGAGTACGGCGAGTTCCGCTCGTTCGCCGACTACGTCGACCTCGTGGCGTCGATCGGCCGGACCCCCGTCGAGCGCTCGACGGATTACGAACGGCGCCGCGTCATCGACCCCGACGACCCGCCGTTCGGGCCGCGACTGGGGCCGAAAGCCGACGGGACGCCGCTGGTCGAACCGGAGGAGCGGCCGACCCCGGCCGACGACTGA
- a CDS encoding DUF5813 family protein, producing MTDLPDPVARELESHDAFEPADDGYDLETTVFDAAVTADEAEGERDGAFRVVVAVPTLDAAVAGETVAPVVEDGWFETLERRLADVFSVAHTSTHEQPRLERDDDEVRVILEYVAWDAGEGVDDAKTLIEYVEGTFAQGIVPGYEYRGPAKALVENAQRHGRQAADDERSGEPGGSGGMPM from the coding sequence ATGACCGACCTGCCCGACCCCGTCGCGCGCGAACTCGAGTCCCACGACGCGTTCGAACCGGCCGACGACGGCTACGACCTCGAGACGACCGTCTTCGACGCCGCCGTGACGGCCGACGAGGCCGAGGGCGAGCGCGACGGCGCGTTCCGCGTCGTCGTCGCCGTCCCGACGCTGGACGCCGCCGTCGCCGGCGAGACCGTCGCGCCGGTCGTCGAGGACGGCTGGTTCGAGACCCTCGAACGCCGCCTCGCCGACGTCTTCTCGGTCGCACACACGAGCACCCACGAGCAACCGCGACTCGAACGCGACGACGACGAGGTCCGGGTGATCCTCGAGTACGTCGCCTGGGACGCCGGCGAGGGCGTCGACGACGCCAAGACCCTGATCGAGTACGTCGAGGGCACCTTCGCACAGGGGATCGTCCCCGGCTACGAGTACCGCGGCCCGGCGAAGGCGCTGGTCGAGAACGCCCAGCGCCACGGCCGGCAGGCCGCCGACGACGAGCGCAGCGGCGAACCGGGCGGGAGCGGCGGCATGCCGATGTGA
- a CDS encoding complex I NDUFA9 subunit family protein has protein sequence MRVLVAGGTGFIGTTLCTELDERGHDVTALSRDPDKTALPAGVDVTMGDVQAYDSIVEAIEGQDVVVNLVSLSPLFEPPGGVSHEDVHLRGTENLVAAAAEGGVDRFVQMSALGADPRGPTEYLRAKGEAERVVRSSDLAWTIFRPSVVFGDGAEFVEFTKKLTTPYLTGLPGGGKTPFQPIWVGDLVPMLADAVEDDAHAGETYEIGGPEVLTLEDVTGLAYEAEGKSVTVLPVPMGLARIGLAAAGPLPFVPFGPDQARALGVDNTVDDNDVTAFGRSEDDLRTLRSYLGLEPRRGRARTGAE, from the coding sequence ATGAGAGTCCTCGTCGCCGGCGGCACCGGCTTCATCGGCACGACCCTCTGTACGGAGTTAGACGAGCGCGGCCACGACGTGACGGCGCTCTCGCGTGACCCCGACAAGACGGCCCTCCCGGCGGGCGTCGACGTCACGATGGGCGACGTGCAGGCGTACGACTCCATCGTCGAGGCGATCGAGGGACAGGACGTCGTCGTCAACCTCGTCTCCCTCTCGCCGCTGTTCGAACCGCCGGGCGGGGTGAGCCACGAGGACGTCCACCTCCGCGGGACGGAGAACCTCGTAGCCGCCGCGGCAGAGGGCGGCGTCGACCGCTTCGTCCAGATGAGCGCCCTCGGGGCCGACCCGCGGGGGCCGACCGAGTACCTCCGGGCGAAAGGCGAGGCCGAGCGCGTCGTCCGGTCGTCGGACCTCGCGTGGACGATCTTCCGCCCCTCGGTGGTCTTCGGCGACGGCGCGGAGTTCGTCGAGTTCACGAAGAAACTGACGACGCCGTACCTGACGGGGCTGCCCGGCGGCGGGAAGACGCCGTTCCAGCCGATCTGGGTGGGCGACCTCGTCCCGATGCTGGCCGACGCCGTCGAGGACGACGCACACGCCGGCGAGACCTACGAGATCGGCGGCCCGGAGGTGCTGACGCTCGAAGACGTGACCGGACTCGCCTACGAGGCCGAGGGGAAGTCGGTGACGGTCCTCCCGGTCCCGATGGGACTCGCCCGGATCGGCCTCGCCGCCGCGGGCCCGTTGCCGTTCGTCCCGTTCGGCCCCGATCAGGCCCGCGCGCTCGGGGTCGACAACACCGTCGACGACAACGACGTGACCGCGTTCGGCCGCTCCGAGGACGACCTGCGGACGCTCCGGTCGTACCTCGGCCTCGAACCGCGTCGCGGACGGGCCCGGACGGGCGCTGAGTGA
- the cofG gene encoding 7,8-didemethyl-8-hydroxy-5-deazariboflavin synthase subunit CofG, whose product MIPGAADYGVDVTIADEDVERLLAVGPDDVAPAPELSFARNVFVPLTTACRYTCTYCTYFDPPGEASLLSLAEVREICRRGADAGCTEALFTFGDDPDDRYGAIHDRLDEWGYDSIHTYLRAACEVAIEEGLLPHSNPGDQTREQMAAVADVNASMGVMLETTADVDAHAGPRRKVPGQRLRTIETAGELGVPFTTGILVGIGEGWADRAESLLAIRELHERHGHVQEVIVQPVRENERWRGGTPDLETLRRTTAMARAALPDEISVQVPPNLVAADDLVDCGIDDLGGVSPVTDDHVNPDYAWPALRELESIAEAADVPLRERLPVYERFVEEGWLPSRIEAAIEADDDAGERYRAVLGT is encoded by the coding sequence ATGATCCCCGGCGCGGCCGACTACGGCGTCGACGTGACGATCGCCGACGAGGACGTCGAACGACTGCTCGCGGTCGGCCCCGACGACGTCGCGCCCGCGCCGGAACTCAGCTTCGCCCGGAACGTCTTCGTCCCGCTGACGACGGCCTGTCGCTACACCTGCACCTACTGCACCTACTTCGACCCGCCGGGGGAGGCGTCGCTGCTCTCGCTCGCGGAGGTCCGCGAGATCTGCCGGCGCGGGGCCGACGCCGGCTGTACGGAGGCGCTGTTCACGTTCGGCGACGACCCCGACGACCGCTACGGGGCGATCCACGACCGACTCGACGAGTGGGGCTACGACTCGATCCACACGTACCTCCGGGCTGCCTGCGAGGTCGCCATAGAGGAGGGGCTGTTGCCGCACTCGAACCCCGGCGACCAGACGCGCGAGCAGATGGCCGCGGTCGCGGACGTCAACGCCAGCATGGGCGTGATGCTCGAGACGACCGCGGACGTCGACGCCCACGCCGGCCCCCGCCGGAAGGTGCCGGGCCAGCGCCTGCGGACGATCGAGACCGCGGGCGAACTCGGCGTCCCCTTCACGACGGGCATCCTCGTCGGCATCGGCGAGGGCTGGGCGGATCGCGCGGAGAGCCTGCTCGCCATCCGGGAACTGCACGAGCGCCACGGCCACGTCCAGGAGGTGATCGTCCAGCCGGTCCGGGAGAACGAGCGCTGGCGCGGGGGGACGCCCGATCTCGAAACGCTCCGGCGGACGACGGCGATGGCGCGGGCGGCCCTTCCCGACGAAATCTCGGTCCAGGTCCCGCCGAACCTCGTCGCCGCCGACGACCTCGTCGACTGCGGCATCGACGACCTCGGCGGCGTCTCGCCGGTCACCGACGACCACGTCAACCCCGACTACGCGTGGCCCGCGCTACGCGAACTCGAGTCGATCGCCGAGGCCGCGGACGTGCCGCTGCGCGAACGGCTGCCGGTGTACGAGCGGTTCGTCGAGGAGGGCTGGCTCCCGTCACGGATCGAGGCGGCCATCGAGGCCGACGACGACGCCGGCGAGCGGTACCGGGCGGTGCTCGGAACGTAG
- a CDS encoding potassium channel family protein — MRFVIIGAGRVGLRTARVLREEGHEVTLLERDEVTARRARDQGFEVVRGDGARESLLEAAGIEAADAVGALTGDLNVNFAACMIAKHYDCRTVMRIDEDYREEIYRKYADEVDEVIYPERLGAMGAKNALLGGTIRAIADVAPHLQVVELTITEDAPVRGYTMGELELPADTTILAFGKRDGALRIPTADESLEAGDRLVVLADFAVLSDVRQILVGETADLAAANAGSGGV; from the coding sequence ATGCGGTTTGTCATCATTGGTGCCGGTCGGGTCGGCCTGCGGACCGCGCGCGTGTTGCGCGAGGAGGGCCACGAGGTGACGCTGCTCGAACGCGACGAGGTGACGGCGCGGCGGGCCCGCGATCAGGGGTTCGAGGTCGTTCGCGGCGACGGCGCGCGGGAGTCGCTACTGGAGGCGGCGGGGATCGAGGCGGCCGACGCCGTCGGCGCGCTGACCGGCGACCTGAACGTCAACTTCGCGGCGTGCATGATCGCCAAACACTACGACTGCCGGACGGTCATGCGCATCGACGAGGACTACCGCGAGGAGATCTACCGCAAGTACGCCGACGAGGTCGACGAGGTGATCTACCCCGAACGGCTGGGCGCGATGGGCGCGAAGAACGCCTTACTCGGGGGCACCATCCGTGCCATCGCCGACGTCGCCCCGCACCTCCAGGTGGTCGAGTTGACGATCACCGAGGACGCGCCCGTCCGCGGCTACACGATGGGCGAACTCGAACTGCCCGCCGACACGACGATACTCGCGTTCGGCAAGCGCGACGGCGCCCTGCGGATCCCGACCGCCGACGAGTCCCTCGAGGCGGGCGACCGGCTGGTGGTGCTCGCGGACTTCGCGGTACTGAGCGACGTGCGACAGATTCTGGTCGGCGAGACGGCCGACCTCGCGGCGGCCAACGCGGGTTCCGGAGGTGTCTGA